Proteins from a genomic interval of Danio rerio strain Tuebingen ecotype United States chromosome 4, GRCz12tu, whole genome shotgun sequence:
- the LOC141381657 gene encoding sterile alpha motif domain-containing protein 3-like isoform X1, which produces MFLISTFFVLEFHLAMSMTLRVIVHDSDIRKVVLEETPADADALKQVLQKKLQLAYPFNLQYEDPFFNNALCNISDINDLPERATVKIIPLDTSPSSSQADTIILSGSDTSEQLSAERQIVWPDEFEIPKFSVNVEYRLRQGNLAFMKDGTTADVGRDIKHDILEGLAGAIYTFRAYPSDEDFTQVAAALIKTHPCLTEQGSTSGFAGWKNSLKFKMANYRSKMRKSGCSDVAIGEKRGAMKATKHKGIKKPRRSELNFLPNFPNGEDEESQERTIELVEEMKRRPLNMSLIGQKMDSTFALRRKEIVHSEPLVSDILEKWPALFLESQIFAEFSRISGRNLRSEFYTALDTHSARLIEIFKKRGGNQGKKLDEILQQVYSKPFDVTVVRSAVLQGLPVLLGDESEDFFRMCFDVDVEADFSGVDVGLLTIFCKDMPARCPNDLNVDAKRAIILEGKVVMDDVPTLPHAVCLLFALIYALNLDYPKTMSNTFEFVQRVMLSLGVKNLKPKLQTLKNQLFR; this is translated from the exons ATGTTTCTGATTTCTACTTTCTTTGTTTTAGAATTTCACTTAGCCATGTCCATGACACTTCGCGTTATTGTGCACGACAGTGACATCCGGAAGGTTGTCTTAGAGGAAACACCAGCTGATGCTGATGCTTTAAAACAAGTGCTGCAGAAGAAACTGCAACTTGCATACCCATTCAACCTCCAGTATGAAGACCCtttttttaacaatgcattatGCAATATCAGTGACATTAATGACTTACCAGAGAGAGCGACGGTGAAAATAATTCCTCTGGACACATCACCTTCCTCAAGTCAAGCTGACACCATAATTCTCTCAGGTTCTGATACATCAGAGCAGTTGTCTGCTGAACGACAGATTGTATGGCCAGATGAGTTTGAGATACCTAAATTCTCGGTTAATGTTGAGTATCGTCTACGACAGGGAAACCTAGCTTTTATGAAAGATGGTACAACTGCTGACGTTGGAAGAGACATAAAACATGACATACTGGAGGGGCTTGCTGGGGCCATTTACACATTTAGGGCCTATCCAAGTGATGAGGATTTTACCCAAGTTGCTGCAGCTCTCATCAAAACACACCCATGTTTGACTGAACAGGGCTCCACATCAGGCTTTGCTGGCTGGAAAAACAGCCTAAAGTTTAAAATGGCCAACTACAGATCAAAAATGCGTAAATCTGGCTGTAGTGATGTTGCAATTGGGGAAAAGAGAGGTGCCATGAAGgcaacaaagcataaaggcatcAAAAAACCCAGACGATCTGAGTTGAATTTCTTGCCAAACTTTCCTAATGGCGAAGATGAAGAAAGCCAAGAACGTACAATAGAACTTGTAGAAGAAATGAAAAGGAGGCCTCTAAACATGAGCTTGATTGGCCAAAAGATGGACAGTACATTTGCCTTGAGACGAAAAGAAATTGTCCACTCTGAACCTCTTGTCAGTGACATCTTGGAAAAGTGGCCGGCACTTTTTTTGGAAAGtcag ATCTTTGCAGAATTCAGTCGAATTTCGGGAAGAAATTTGAGATCGGAGTTCTACACTGCATTAGACACACACTCAGCTCGCTTGATagaaattttcaaaaaaagaGGAGGAAATCAGGGAAAAAAACTAGATGAGATTTTGCAACAAGTTTATTCTAAG CCATTTGATGTGACAGTGGTCCGCTCCGCAGTTCTTCAGGGTCTTCCAGTCCTTTTGGGGGATGAGTCTGAAGATTTTTTCAGGATGTGTTTT GATGTGGATGTAGAGGCTGACTTCAGTGGAGTAGATGTTGGCCTGCTGACCATCTTCTGTAAGGACATGCCTGCCAGATGTCCTAATGACCTCAATGTGGATGCAAAACGGGCCATAATACTGGAAGGAAAAGTAGTGATGGACGATGTCCCTACTTTGCCACATGCAGTATGTCTCCTGTTTGCTTTGATTTATGCACTGAATTTGGACTACCCAAAGACTATGAGCAACACATTTGAATTTGTTCAACGAGTGATGCTTTCGCTGGGAGTGAAGAATCTGAAACCAAAACTTCAGACCCTTAAAAATCAGCTTTTTCGCTAA
- the LOC141381657 gene encoding sterile alpha motif domain-containing protein 3-like isoform X2: MSMTLRVIVHDSDIRKVVLEETPADADALKQVLQKKLQLAYPFNLQYEDPFFNNALCNISDINDLPERATVKIIPLDTSPSSSQADTIILSGSDTSEQLSAERQIVWPDEFEIPKFSVNVEYRLRQGNLAFMKDGTTADVGRDIKHDILEGLAGAIYTFRAYPSDEDFTQVAAALIKTHPCLTEQGSTSGFAGWKNSLKFKMANYRSKMRKSGCSDVAIGEKRGAMKATKHKGIKKPRRSELNFLPNFPNGEDEESQERTIELVEEMKRRPLNMSLIGQKMDSTFALRRKEIVHSEPLVSDILEKWPALFLESQIFAEFSRISGRNLRSEFYTALDTHSARLIEIFKKRGGNQGKKLDEILQQVYSKPFDVTVVRSAVLQGLPVLLGDESEDFFRMCFDVDVEADFSGVDVGLLTIFCKDMPARCPNDLNVDAKRAIILEGKVVMDDVPTLPHAVCLLFALIYALNLDYPKTMSNTFEFVQRVMLSLGVKNLKPKLQTLKNQLFR, translated from the exons ATGTCCATGACACTTCGCGTTATTGTGCACGACAGTGACATCCGGAAGGTTGTCTTAGAGGAAACACCAGCTGATGCTGATGCTTTAAAACAAGTGCTGCAGAAGAAACTGCAACTTGCATACCCATTCAACCTCCAGTATGAAGACCCtttttttaacaatgcattatGCAATATCAGTGACATTAATGACTTACCAGAGAGAGCGACGGTGAAAATAATTCCTCTGGACACATCACCTTCCTCAAGTCAAGCTGACACCATAATTCTCTCAGGTTCTGATACATCAGAGCAGTTGTCTGCTGAACGACAGATTGTATGGCCAGATGAGTTTGAGATACCTAAATTCTCGGTTAATGTTGAGTATCGTCTACGACAGGGAAACCTAGCTTTTATGAAAGATGGTACAACTGCTGACGTTGGAAGAGACATAAAACATGACATACTGGAGGGGCTTGCTGGGGCCATTTACACATTTAGGGCCTATCCAAGTGATGAGGATTTTACCCAAGTTGCTGCAGCTCTCATCAAAACACACCCATGTTTGACTGAACAGGGCTCCACATCAGGCTTTGCTGGCTGGAAAAACAGCCTAAAGTTTAAAATGGCCAACTACAGATCAAAAATGCGTAAATCTGGCTGTAGTGATGTTGCAATTGGGGAAAAGAGAGGTGCCATGAAGgcaacaaagcataaaggcatcAAAAAACCCAGACGATCTGAGTTGAATTTCTTGCCAAACTTTCCTAATGGCGAAGATGAAGAAAGCCAAGAACGTACAATAGAACTTGTAGAAGAAATGAAAAGGAGGCCTCTAAACATGAGCTTGATTGGCCAAAAGATGGACAGTACATTTGCCTTGAGACGAAAAGAAATTGTCCACTCTGAACCTCTTGTCAGTGACATCTTGGAAAAGTGGCCGGCACTTTTTTTGGAAAGtcag ATCTTTGCAGAATTCAGTCGAATTTCGGGAAGAAATTTGAGATCGGAGTTCTACACTGCATTAGACACACACTCAGCTCGCTTGATagaaattttcaaaaaaagaGGAGGAAATCAGGGAAAAAAACTAGATGAGATTTTGCAACAAGTTTATTCTAAG CCATTTGATGTGACAGTGGTCCGCTCCGCAGTTCTTCAGGGTCTTCCAGTCCTTTTGGGGGATGAGTCTGAAGATTTTTTCAGGATGTGTTTT GATGTGGATGTAGAGGCTGACTTCAGTGGAGTAGATGTTGGCCTGCTGACCATCTTCTGTAAGGACATGCCTGCCAGATGTCCTAATGACCTCAATGTGGATGCAAAACGGGCCATAATACTGGAAGGAAAAGTAGTGATGGACGATGTCCCTACTTTGCCACATGCAGTATGTCTCCTGTTTGCTTTGATTTATGCACTGAATTTGGACTACCCAAAGACTATGAGCAACACATTTGAATTTGTTCAACGAGTGATGCTTTCGCTGGGAGTGAAGAATCTGAAACCAAAACTTCAGACCCTTAAAAATCAGCTTTTTCGCTAA